From Paenibacillus sp. V4I7, one genomic window encodes:
- a CDS encoding HAD family hydrolase produces MTLKAVLFDLDDTLLWDDRSVQEAFEATCAEAAKHVAVNPEELEASVRKEARSLYESFETFAFTKMIGINPFEGLWANFTQGENENFRKLEKLAPGYRTESWTRGLTALGIEDRELGYKLGELFPAERRRRPYVYEETFRVLDALKGSYQLLLLTNGSPDLQKEKLAGVPNIAAYFDHIVISGEFGVGKPATSIFNYAMGLLGIEAEEGIMIGDKLTTDILGSGRVGMRNIWINHHGLQSGDEIVPVYEVSRLHDILPIISNG; encoded by the coding sequence ATGACGTTGAAAGCCGTACTTTTTGATTTAGATGATACGCTTCTTTGGGATGATCGCAGTGTGCAGGAAGCTTTCGAAGCGACATGTGCTGAAGCTGCAAAGCATGTAGCCGTGAATCCCGAGGAATTGGAAGCTTCTGTTCGCAAAGAAGCGCGTTCTTTATATGAATCTTTTGAAACCTTTGCATTTACGAAAATGATTGGGATTAATCCCTTCGAAGGCTTATGGGCAAATTTCACACAAGGTGAGAATGAGAACTTTCGTAAGCTTGAGAAACTAGCTCCAGGATATCGTACGGAATCTTGGACAAGAGGGCTTACGGCGTTGGGGATAGAGGATCGTGAGCTCGGGTATAAGCTTGGAGAACTATTTCCAGCAGAACGTCGACGCCGTCCTTACGTCTATGAGGAAACGTTCCGAGTATTAGATGCTTTGAAAGGCAGCTATCAATTGTTGTTATTAACGAATGGCTCGCCCGATTTGCAAAAGGAAAAATTAGCAGGTGTCCCAAATATCGCAGCCTACTTTGATCATATTGTGATCTCCGGTGAATTTGGTGTAGGTAAGCCAGCGACATCTATTTTCAACTATGCAATGGGACTACTTGGGATAGAAGCAGAGGAAGGAATCATGATCGGAGATAAATTGACAACCGATATCCTTGGTTCTGGCCGTGTAGGAATGCGCAATATTTGGATTAATCATCATGGGCTTCAAAGTGGAGATGAGATCGTTCCTGTGTATGAGGTTTCCCGTCTTCATGATATTTTGCCGATTATTTCGAACGGATAA
- a CDS encoding acireductone dioxygenase, whose amino-acid sequence MAQIRIRNTNERIEGDEQVKAFLDSQNVVYEHWDANKLPETLREKFILSDEEKAQIISTYEEEIRDLAARRGYEIWDVIALSDSTPNIEELLKKFEQVHTHTEDEIRAIVSGRGIFIIKSESEVGYFDVELEPGDVISVPENTNHFFTLMDNREIVAVRLFIEKDGWVAYNIDDPEFTKA is encoded by the coding sequence GTGGCACAAATAAGAATACGCAATACGAATGAACGTATTGAAGGCGATGAGCAGGTCAAAGCCTTCTTGGATAGTCAAAATGTTGTTTATGAACATTGGGACGCTAACAAACTTCCGGAAACACTGCGTGAGAAATTCATTCTAAGTGATGAAGAGAAAGCTCAAATTATTAGTACTTATGAAGAAGAAATTCGTGATTTGGCTGCTAGACGCGGTTATGAAATTTGGGATGTCATCGCGCTTTCCGATTCAACGCCTAACATCGAAGAGCTCCTAAAGAAATTCGAACAGGTGCACACTCATACGGAAGATGAAATTCGCGCAATCGTTTCTGGCCGAGGGATTTTCATTATCAAATCCGAAAGCGAAGTTGGCTATTTTGATGTTGAACTTGAACCAGGCGATGTGATCTCAGTTCCTGAGAACACGAACCATTTCTTCACACTTATGGATAATCGTGAAATCGTTGCAGTTCGTCTCTTCATCGAAAAAGATGGCTGGGTTGCTTATAACATTGATGATCCCGAATTTACTAAAGCTTAA
- the metH gene encoding methionine synthase yields the protein MTKPPIQEQLKKKIMILDGAMGTMIQQENLTADDFGSDDLDGCNEILCVTRPDVIRKIHEAYFAAGADMIETNTFGTTSVVLAEYDLQDRHRELNLAAAKIAIEAANKYSTPEWPRYVIGAMGPTTKTLSVTGGVTFAELEESYYEQALALVEAGVDALLLETSQDTLNVKAGSIGIRRAYETLGVELPIMISGTIEPMGTTLAGQNIESFYISLEHLKPISMGLNCATGPEFMRDHIRTLSDIAETAISCYPNAGLPDENGHYHESPESLAKKMAGFAEQGWLNIAGGCCGTTPDHIRAMAETLSQYKPRTQYGSHLPAVSGIETLFIEPENRPIMVGERTNISGSRKFKRLIKEGKFEEGSEIARNQVKNGAHVIDINLQDTDIDEAYAVEEFMQQVVKKVKVPLMIDSTYDHIIELGLRYSQGKAIINSINLEDGETKFEGILPLIKRYGAAVVCILIDERGQAVSREAKIEVATRSYELLTQKYGMNPEDIIFDPNMFPVGSGDPQYIGSAVETIEGIKLIKEKYPKAKTILGLSNISFGLPDAGREVLNSVYLYHCTKAGLDYAIVNTEKLERYASIPDTERQLAEELIYNTNDETLAQFVAHFREKKVEKKEKISNLSLEERLGSYVVEGTKEGLIPDLEIALQTYSPLEVINGPLMKGMEEVGRLFNGNELIVAEVLQSAEVMKASVNYLEPFMEKSETAVKGKIILATVKGDVHDIGKNLVEIILSNNGYKIINLGIKVPPDQIIEAYRRELPDAIGLSGLLVKSAQQMVITAQDLRTAGVDVPILVGGAALTRKFTKTRIQPEYEGVVLYAKDAMDGLDIANRLSDPEQRKRLIQELRESLESDVMDTSKKEEKLPQLTRVSSSAVSKDLPVQVPQDTERHIMREYPISHLMPYVNMQMLLGHHLGLKGKVEQLLSDKDSKALQLKDTVDSILYAAQHNGIIKAHGMYRFFPAQSSGNDVIVYDPQDHSKVLETFTFPRQDKEPYLCLSDYLKSVESGQMDYVGFLLVTAGHDINELAKEWRDKGDYLKSHALQATALEMAEGFAERIHHIMRDVWGIADRVDMTMQERFGAKYVGQRFSFGYPACPNLEDQAKLFNLLKPEDIGVELTESFMMEPEASVSAIVFAHKEARYFNVG from the coding sequence ATGACCAAACCACCGATTCAAGAGCAGCTTAAGAAAAAGATCATGATCCTAGATGGTGCCATGGGTACAATGATTCAGCAAGAGAACTTAACCGCTGATGATTTCGGAAGCGATGATCTAGACGGATGTAATGAGATTCTTTGTGTTACACGGCCAGATGTTATCCGCAAAATTCATGAAGCTTACTTCGCCGCGGGCGCTGATATGATAGAAACCAATACTTTCGGGACCACGAGTGTGGTACTAGCGGAATATGATTTGCAAGACCGACATCGCGAGTTAAATCTTGCTGCAGCTAAAATTGCTATCGAGGCAGCGAATAAATATTCGACACCAGAGTGGCCTCGTTATGTTATTGGTGCCATGGGTCCTACAACAAAGACGTTGTCGGTAACCGGTGGAGTAACATTCGCTGAACTAGAGGAGAGCTATTACGAGCAAGCTTTAGCTCTTGTTGAAGCGGGCGTGGATGCACTTCTTTTGGAAACTTCCCAAGATACTCTGAACGTCAAAGCAGGCAGTATCGGAATTCGCAGAGCATATGAAACATTGGGTGTTGAACTTCCGATTATGATCTCGGGTACCATTGAACCGATGGGCACAACATTAGCCGGTCAAAATATTGAATCCTTCTATATTTCCTTGGAGCATTTGAAGCCTATTTCAATGGGTCTGAACTGTGCTACAGGTCCTGAATTTATGAGGGATCATATCCGAACGTTGTCTGATATTGCTGAAACAGCGATTAGTTGTTATCCGAATGCCGGTTTGCCGGATGAGAACGGACATTACCACGAGTCTCCTGAATCATTGGCTAAAAAGATGGCTGGTTTTGCAGAGCAAGGCTGGCTCAATATTGCCGGTGGGTGCTGTGGGACAACGCCGGATCACATTCGTGCAATGGCAGAGACACTATCTCAGTATAAGCCAAGAACGCAATATGGTTCGCATTTACCTGCTGTCTCAGGGATTGAAACGTTATTTATCGAGCCAGAAAACCGTCCGATCATGGTTGGCGAACGGACCAATATTTCAGGTTCACGAAAATTCAAACGTCTTATTAAAGAAGGTAAGTTTGAAGAAGGCTCTGAGATTGCACGTAATCAAGTTAAGAACGGCGCTCACGTTATAGATATTAACTTGCAAGATACAGACATTGACGAAGCTTATGCCGTTGAAGAGTTTATGCAGCAGGTTGTGAAGAAAGTCAAGGTTCCGTTAATGATTGACTCGACATATGACCACATCATTGAGCTTGGACTTAGGTACTCCCAAGGCAAGGCGATCATTAACTCCATTAACTTGGAGGATGGTGAAACGAAGTTCGAAGGCATTTTACCTTTAATCAAACGTTACGGGGCTGCCGTTGTTTGTATTCTCATTGATGAACGAGGCCAAGCGGTTTCGCGTGAAGCGAAGATCGAAGTCGCGACGCGGTCTTACGAGCTTTTGACTCAGAAGTATGGCATGAATCCCGAGGATATCATATTTGATCCTAATATGTTCCCAGTAGGCTCTGGAGATCCGCAGTATATCGGTTCCGCCGTAGAGACGATTGAGGGCATCAAGCTGATTAAAGAAAAGTATCCTAAAGCCAAAACAATTCTAGGGTTAAGTAATATCTCCTTCGGTTTACCGGATGCTGGGCGTGAAGTGCTGAATTCCGTCTATCTGTATCATTGTACGAAGGCAGGCTTAGATTATGCCATTGTGAATACAGAAAAGCTGGAGCGTTATGCTTCCATCCCGGATACAGAACGTCAATTAGCTGAAGAGCTTATTTACAATACGAATGATGAGACACTGGCGCAATTCGTTGCCCATTTCCGTGAGAAAAAAGTGGAGAAGAAAGAGAAGATTTCGAATCTGTCTCTGGAAGAAAGACTCGGCTCTTATGTCGTGGAGGGGACCAAGGAAGGACTGATCCCTGATTTGGAAATTGCTTTACAGACTTATTCGCCGCTTGAAGTCATCAACGGGCCGCTCATGAAGGGGATGGAGGAAGTTGGACGCCTCTTTAATGGGAATGAACTGATTGTGGCTGAGGTTTTACAAAGTGCGGAAGTAATGAAGGCTTCAGTTAATTACTTGGAACCATTCATGGAGAAATCCGAAACAGCGGTTAAGGGGAAAATTATTCTAGCAACCGTCAAAGGTGATGTACACGATATCGGTAAAAATCTCGTCGAAATCATCCTTTCGAATAATGGCTACAAAATTATTAATCTCGGGATCAAAGTACCACCAGATCAAATCATCGAAGCCTATCGAAGAGAGCTGCCGGACGCGATTGGTTTATCTGGATTACTTGTGAAATCGGCTCAGCAAATGGTGATTACGGCTCAAGATTTACGCACAGCAGGTGTGGATGTGCCGATTTTGGTTGGTGGTGCTGCACTAACACGTAAATTCACCAAAACGCGTATTCAGCCTGAATATGAGGGTGTTGTTCTGTACGCGAAGGATGCGATGGACGGTTTAGATATCGCCAACCGGTTAAGTGATCCTGAGCAGCGCAAGCGACTCATTCAGGAGCTGAGAGAGAGCCTGGAGTCCGATGTGATGGATACCAGTAAGAAGGAAGAGAAACTGCCGCAGCTCACACGTGTGAGTTCGTCTGCTGTATCCAAGGATCTACCTGTTCAAGTGCCGCAGGATACTGAGCGACATATCATGAGAGAGTACCCGATTAGCCATTTGATGCCTTATGTCAACATGCAGATGCTGCTTGGACATCATCTTGGTTTGAAAGGTAAAGTAGAGCAGCTGCTTAGCGACAAAGATTCGAAAGCCCTTCAGCTGAAGGATACAGTGGATTCAATTCTATATGCTGCACAGCATAATGGGATTATCAAAGCCCACGGGATGTACCGTTTCTTCCCAGCACAGTCCAGCGGTAACGATGTTATCGTGTATGACCCGCAGGATCACAGTAAAGTGCTTGAAACCTTCACTTTCCCGCGTCAAGATAAAGAACCATATCTTTGCTTATCCGACTACCTTAAGTCAGTAGAAAGCGGGCAAATGGATTACGTCGGTTTCTTACTGGTTACGGCAGGGCATGATATTAATGAATTGGCTAAAGAATGGCGGGATAAAGGGGATTATTTGAAATCCCATGCCCTTCAGGCTACGGCACTGGAAATGGCAGAAGGATTTGCCGAGCGGATTCATCACATCATGCGAGATGTATGGGGGATAGCCGATCGCGTAGATATGACAATGCAGGAGAGATTTGGGGCCAAATATGTCGGGCAACGGTTCTCCTTCGGTTACCCGGCATGTCCGAATCTCGAGGACCAAGCGAAATTGTTCAACCTATTGAAGCCAGAGGATATTGGCGTGGAGTTAACGGAGTCGTTCATGATGGAGCCTGAGGCGTCGGTTTCAGCGATCGTATTTGCCCATAAGGAAGCTCGTTACTTCAACGTAGGATAG
- the rnz gene encoding ribonuclease Z: MDLYFLGTGAGMPSKQRNVTSIALNLLDERGTYWLFDCGEGTQQQILNSPVKLGRTEMLFITHLHGDHLYGLPGLLTSRSYLGGDTPLTLYGPRGLKSFVETALSVSGAHLTYMLQIVEIEEEGLIFEDESFQVETARLEHRIECFGFRIVEKDQPGKLMQEKLTELGIPAGPIYGKLKQGQSVQLEDGRTLHGTDYLGAPIPGRIVVILGDTRYCNGAQHLARGADVLVHEATFAMDKQELAYSFDHATSIDAARTAQEAGANTLIMTHISSRYQGDAVMELLQEAQEIHSNSYIAKDFWSFEVPRKG, encoded by the coding sequence GTGGACTTGTATTTTTTGGGTACGGGGGCGGGAATGCCTTCCAAACAACGAAATGTTACCTCAATAGCTTTAAACCTGCTGGATGAACGTGGAACCTACTGGCTGTTCGACTGTGGAGAAGGGACGCAACAGCAGATTCTGAACTCTCCAGTGAAATTGGGGCGAACGGAGATGCTTTTCATCACGCATCTGCATGGGGATCATTTGTACGGTCTGCCTGGTTTGTTAACGAGTCGTTCCTATCTAGGAGGAGATACACCTCTTACGCTATATGGACCCCGGGGTCTTAAGAGTTTTGTTGAGACAGCCCTCTCAGTAAGCGGGGCTCACTTAACGTATATGCTGCAGATCGTGGAAATCGAGGAAGAAGGTCTGATTTTCGAAGATGAAAGCTTCCAAGTCGAGACGGCACGACTAGAGCATCGTATCGAATGCTTTGGTTTCAGGATCGTAGAGAAGGATCAACCTGGCAAGCTTATGCAGGAAAAACTAACGGAACTCGGCATACCGGCAGGTCCGATTTATGGTAAATTGAAGCAAGGTCAATCCGTCCAGTTGGAGGATGGTCGTACGCTTCATGGAACTGATTATCTAGGTGCGCCGATACCCGGACGCATCGTTGTAATTCTTGGTGATACGCGTTATTGCAACGGGGCTCAGCACTTAGCACGCGGCGCTGATGTGCTTGTGCACGAGGCTACATTCGCCATGGATAAGCAGGAGCTTGCGTATTCGTTTGATCATGCCACTTCAATTGACGCGGCAAGAACTGCTCAGGAAGCGGGAGCGAATACGCTGATCATGACACATATTAGCTCGCGCTATCAGGGGGATGCCGTAATGGAGCTTTTGCAGGAGGCTCAGGAGATTCACAGTAATAGCTACATAGCTAAGGATTTCTGGAGCTTTGAAGTACCGCGCAAAGGGTAA
- the tlp gene encoding small acid-soluble spore protein Tlp: MAKPDNREDNPARLQNAIDHTIANLHEAEDYLDEHADEITAEEKQSIESKNERRKESISGFIEEKKDESNR; the protein is encoded by the coding sequence ATGGCAAAGCCAGACAATCGCGAAGATAATCCAGCTCGTTTGCAGAACGCCATCGATCATACGATAGCCAATCTGCACGAAGCTGAGGACTACTTGGACGAACATGCTGATGAAATAACTGCCGAGGAAAAACAAAGCATCGAATCCAAGAATGAACGCCGCAAAGAAAGCATCAGCGGCTTCATCGAGGAGAAAAAAGACGAATCGAACAGATAA
- a CDS encoding CidA/LrgA family protein codes for MLGFAILLGFNFLGYVIQLSLHLPLPGNVIGLILFTAALFTKLVKLSWVEVAASLLTRHMMLFFIPFTVGVLAYIPIIGANWLAICGGTLGATLAVLVVTGWVSSKLGQESTKYGK; via the coding sequence ATGCTCGGTTTTGCTATATTACTAGGCTTTAATTTTTTAGGTTATGTGATTCAGTTGAGCCTACACCTGCCGCTACCAGGCAACGTGATCGGGCTCATTCTTTTTACCGCGGCTTTGTTCACTAAACTTGTAAAGCTGTCTTGGGTGGAAGTAGCGGCTTCACTGTTGACGAGGCATATGATGCTCTTTTTTATTCCTTTTACGGTTGGCGTTCTTGCCTATATTCCGATCATAGGAGCTAATTGGCTTGCTATTTGCGGCGGGACTCTAGGTGCAACGCTGGCTGTTCTTGTAGTAACGGGTTGGGTATCGTCAAAGTTAGGACAGGAGAGTACCAAATATGGGAAATAG
- a CDS encoding LrgB family protein, protein MGNSILQNPLFGLTLSVISYALANLLYQRWRFMHPLFSCTGFIIIVLVSFRIPYEDFKRGADVLTLLLGPATVALGVPLYKYRELIRRNLARVLISVLAGSITGIAASAAIVGLLGGSHSIILSMLPKSVSSAISIEIAARLGAIPELTAVLTTLTGLLGSMFGTRILSWFRIRDDISIGIAIGTAAHGIGTAKVFKDSEQQGGFAGLSMGICGIMTSILFIPIYMWLK, encoded by the coding sequence ATGGGAAATAGCATACTGCAGAATCCATTGTTTGGTCTTACTCTAAGTGTGATTAGCTATGCGTTAGCCAATTTGTTGTACCAACGATGGCGGTTTATGCATCCTCTTTTTAGTTGTACGGGGTTCATTATCATTGTACTAGTCAGTTTTCGTATTCCTTATGAGGACTTTAAACGAGGTGCTGACGTGCTAACGCTTTTATTAGGGCCTGCAACCGTTGCGTTAGGCGTACCTCTTTACAAATACAGAGAATTAATACGTAGAAATTTGGCGCGTGTCTTGATAAGTGTTTTAGCGGGTTCAATTACGGGCATTGCAGCAAGTGCCGCTATTGTGGGGTTATTAGGAGGAAGTCATTCCATTATCCTAAGTATGCTTCCCAAATCGGTAAGCTCGGCGATCTCAATCGAAATAGCCGCGCGATTAGGCGCGATTCCTGAATTAACAGCGGTATTAACCACTTTAACTGGGCTGCTGGGCAGTATGTTTGGTACTCGGATCTTGAGTTGGTTTAGAATTAGAGATGATATCTCGATAGGCATAGCAATTGGAACAGCCGCTCATGGTATTGGAACAGCCAAAGTATTCAAGGATTCTGAACAGCAGGGAGGATTTGCTGGATTATCCATGGGGATTTGTGGGATTATGACTTCGATATTATTTATACCCATTTATATGTGGTTAAAATAG
- a CDS encoding class I SAM-dependent methyltransferase, whose translation MNKARLQRIREEEKQYHEDCFEQHRLYNKGSWLDKPIPLIMELVKLIDHKHPLSILDLGCGVGRNSIPLAQWLKSSLGHVHGVDLLDLALEKLHTYSKEFRVEHLISTEQADISTYKIPPNSYDYILAASSLEHVKSDTAFKQVLRRMAEGTKPGGINFILMNTNIEEFNRQTGRKRETLIEVVMPKENALAILQANYEGWEQLHLSDTPMRLDITRHEVPVILQADSLTYVVKQPNKSRMPPPY comes from the coding sequence ATGAACAAAGCTCGATTACAACGTATTCGTGAAGAAGAAAAGCAATATCATGAAGATTGCTTCGAGCAGCATCGCCTTTATAACAAGGGATCATGGCTGGACAAGCCCATTCCGCTGATCATGGAGCTTGTAAAGCTGATTGACCATAAGCACCCGCTTTCCATTCTGGACTTGGGCTGCGGGGTAGGACGCAATAGTATTCCTCTGGCGCAATGGCTCAAGTCATCTTTGGGCCATGTTCATGGTGTAGATTTGCTTGATTTGGCTTTAGAGAAACTGCACACCTATAGCAAAGAGTTTCGCGTAGAGCATTTGATCAGTACCGAACAAGCAGATATTAGCACGTATAAGATCCCGCCAAATAGCTACGATTATATCCTTGCTGCCTCTAGCCTGGAGCACGTAAAATCCGACACTGCTTTTAAACAAGTGCTCCGAAGGATGGCCGAGGGCACCAAGCCAGGTGGCATTAACTTTATCTTGATGAATACGAATATTGAAGAATTCAACCGTCAAACGGGCAGAAAGCGTGAAACGCTAATCGAAGTTGTCATGCCGAAAGAGAATGCCCTGGCGATCCTTCAAGCGAATTACGAGGGCTGGGAACAGCTTCATCTCTCAGACACACCGATGCGTCTGGATATTACAAGACATGAGGTTCCTGTTATACTCCAAGCAGATAGTCTTACTTATGTGGTAAAGCAGCCTAATAAAAGTAGGATGCCCCCTCCTTACTGA
- a CDS encoding GNAT family N-acetyltransferase — translation MSGPLLNTAPQHAKLSVKLASSAQEIEQAMRLRYQVFVEEEKNMRMLNEQGLEQDVYDAYCDHLIVKDIETEQVIGTYRLLPGDRALNGIGFYSETEFDLTAYSDLKSQTLELGRSCIAPEYRGGKAIQLLWEGIAGYISERNYTHLIGCASVHVGNLEELNLIYSMLRQKQVITDRFGIEPLATHRIPGLTRMEIDSNEKELFRKLPPLMKGYQWLGAEIGGDPAYDELFETVDFFIILQKDRVTRRYKRHFLTT, via the coding sequence ATGAGTGGACCACTTCTGAATACGGCGCCCCAGCATGCCAAGCTGTCGGTTAAGCTTGCAAGCAGCGCACAAGAGATTGAGCAGGCTATGCGACTTAGGTATCAAGTGTTCGTTGAGGAAGAGAAAAACATGAGGATGCTGAATGAGCAGGGGCTTGAGCAAGACGTCTACGATGCTTACTGTGACCATCTCATTGTGAAAGACATCGAAACCGAGCAAGTGATCGGTACTTATCGGTTGCTTCCTGGGGATCGAGCTTTGAACGGGATCGGGTTCTATTCCGAAACTGAATTTGATCTTACGGCCTATTCAGATTTGAAAAGTCAAACGCTGGAGCTTGGACGGAGCTGTATTGCTCCCGAATATCGTGGTGGAAAAGCGATTCAACTCCTTTGGGAAGGCATTGCTGGTTATATTAGCGAGCGGAATTATACGCATTTAATTGGTTGTGCGAGTGTGCATGTGGGCAATTTGGAGGAACTCAATTTGATCTACTCGATGCTGCGCCAGAAGCAAGTGATAACAGACCGATTCGGTATTGAACCACTTGCTACGCATCGAATCCCTGGCCTTACTCGAATGGAAATCGATAGCAATGAAAAAGAGCTGTTCCGTAAACTGCCGCCTCTGATGAAAGGCTATCAATGGCTCGGAGCGGAGATTGGCGGAGACCCGGCATATGATGAGCTATTTGAGACCGTAGATTTCTTTATTATTTTACAAAAAGATCGGGTTACACGTCGTTATAAACGCCACTTTCTGACTACTTAA
- a CDS encoding lysophospholipid acyltransferase family protein, whose amino-acid sequence MYEWIAKLTLNERRLHRIERVLCVYPMWMMSAACSMLAFVLYRVFRKGFLKRVEHNLIDLLGEMPKSSLKAISKHYVQNVVYTLYEILFLSVRLKKLYASHFNVQGEEHLQEAQHQAEGKGFIVYAPHVGNFFNYYWYLTQKFDCLTVASAGSPELKPLYMKFAAMGCNGLDYDSVPPLELYRTLKKHVQSGGVIFILGDFWRPTFPLSRLFGRLTRTPEGAAMLALEHQVPVVPFYGYRVKGFKHRLVFGSPMHLHEQFERTGRSGRSERAEANLLLNAFMERVIREQPSAWFYWFNVHERWEKVPSSAANNTSNDVIGSIDLTTEAAG is encoded by the coding sequence TTGTATGAATGGATTGCCAAGCTGACGTTGAATGAACGTAGGCTGCATCGCATCGAGAGAGTGCTCTGTGTTTATCCCATGTGGATGATGTCGGCTGCTTGTTCTATGTTAGCGTTTGTGCTTTATCGGGTATTCCGAAAAGGGTTTCTAAAGCGAGTGGAACACAATTTAATAGACTTACTAGGTGAAATGCCTAAGAGTTCATTAAAGGCTATTTCCAAGCATTATGTTCAAAATGTCGTGTATACACTTTATGAAATTCTTTTCCTTTCTGTTCGGTTGAAAAAGCTTTATGCTAGTCACTTTAATGTGCAAGGTGAGGAACATCTACAAGAAGCACAGCATCAAGCGGAGGGTAAGGGATTCATTGTTTATGCACCTCATGTTGGCAACTTTTTCAACTATTATTGGTATTTGACTCAGAAGTTCGATTGCTTAACAGTGGCTTCAGCTGGAAGTCCTGAACTTAAACCTCTATATATGAAGTTTGCCGCTATGGGTTGTAATGGCTTAGATTACGACAGTGTCCCCCCGTTGGAGCTGTATCGTACATTGAAAAAGCACGTGCAGAGCGGCGGAGTTATTTTCATCCTCGGTGACTTCTGGAGACCGACATTTCCTTTATCGAGGTTATTTGGCCGACTGACTCGTACACCTGAAGGTGCAGCCATGTTAGCGCTAGAGCATCAAGTGCCAGTTGTACCTTTCTATGGATATCGCGTCAAAGGGTTTAAACATCGGTTAGTTTTTGGATCTCCTATGCATTTACACGAACAATTTGAGCGTACAGGACGTTCAGGACGTTCAGAACGTGCAGAGGCAAACTTGCTTTTGAATGCGTTCATGGAGCGTGTGATCCGTGAGCAGCCTTCGGCATGGTTTTATTGGTTTAATGTTCATGAACGGTGGGAGAAGGTCCCATCATCAGCTGCTAATAACACAAGTAACGATGTGATCGGAAGTATAGATTTGACTACGGAAGCAGCAGGATGA
- a CDS encoding metal-dependent hydrolase: MDTGSHLLFGVTLAGLACLEPAVAQEPALAHAILAGTLIGSHAPDFDTFARLRGYANYVRVHRGITHSLPALFIWPILLSLPLAALFGVWEHLISLYLWTFAAVMFHVFLDLFNVYGVQCFRPFSQKWFHLDTLCLYEPFLFVLHGLGVLLWLFIWQGNGGSHIGEVFALIYAATFFYIAIRTSQRNRFVKLVKSKLNLADGICHLIPSLSWFQWQFVLEDDTCFYLGEIRHGHVLIQEEYSKADYNQNDSHPIVQATMATDGVRAFLHFAQRIHVCWKEKNDGYEVQWRDVRFWHKRKLPFGVNVLLDRDMNVVSDTLGWDKKAWDPPYV; this comes from the coding sequence ATGGACACTGGAAGCCACTTATTGTTCGGCGTCACGTTAGCGGGATTGGCATGTTTGGAACCGGCCGTTGCACAGGAACCAGCGCTGGCCCATGCCATACTTGCAGGAACACTCATTGGTTCGCATGCCCCTGATTTTGACACCTTTGCACGTCTGAGAGGATATGCGAACTATGTTCGCGTTCATCGAGGGATCACACATTCGTTGCCGGCTTTGTTCATTTGGCCCATCCTTCTAAGTTTGCCCCTTGCTGCCTTGTTTGGTGTATGGGAGCATCTGATTAGCTTATATCTATGGACTTTTGCAGCTGTAATGTTCCACGTATTTCTAGATTTGTTCAATGTGTATGGCGTCCAGTGCTTCCGTCCATTTTCGCAGAAATGGTTCCATCTCGACACCCTCTGTCTCTATGAACCATTCTTATTTGTTCTTCATGGCCTTGGTGTCCTACTATGGTTGTTCATCTGGCAAGGAAATGGTGGCAGCCATATCGGAGAGGTATTCGCTTTGATATATGCGGCAACCTTCTTCTATATTGCAATAAGAACCTCGCAGCGCAATCGTTTCGTTAAGCTCGTAAAAAGTAAATTGAACCTCGCAGATGGCATCTGTCATCTCATTCCTAGCCTCAGTTGGTTTCAATGGCAATTCGTACTTGAGGATGACACATGTTTCTATCTAGGTGAGATCCGACATGGTCACGTATTGATTCAGGAGGAGTATAGTAAAGCGGATTACAATCAGAACGATTCACATCCTATTGTTCAGGCAACCATGGCCACGGATGGTGTTCGTGCCTTCTTGCACTTCGCACAACGGATTCACGTGTGTTGGAAAGAGAAGAACGATGGTTATGAGGTGCAGTGGCGCGATGTGCGATTCTGGCATAAACGTAAGCTCCCTTTCGGCGTCAATGTGCTGCTGGACCGGGACATGAACGTGGTCAGCGACACGCTCGGTTGGGATAAGAAGGCTTGGGACCCGCCGTATGTTTGA